One window of the Aptenodytes patagonicus chromosome 5, bAptPat1.pri.cur, whole genome shotgun sequence genome contains the following:
- the LOC143160466 gene encoding 14 kDa phosphohistidine phosphatase-like encodes MAAVRDVEIDPDGTFKYILVRLQRPGGEEQRDIVRGTKAAEFHNHIFEKVNPEMEKLGYECKCLGGGKIDHNSKDKKIRVFGLSTGYGKADHSVTVEILKKVYTDYEITWSDDKK; translated from the exons ATGGCGGCGGTGCGGGACGTAGAGATCGACCCTGACGGCACGTTCAAGTACATCCTGGTGCGCCTGCAGCGCCCGGGCGGCGAGGAGCAGCGGGACATCGTCCGCGGCACCAAGGCGGCCGAATTCCACA ATCACATATTTGAAAAAGTAAACCCTGAAATGGAAAAGCTGGGATATGAGTGCAAGTGCCTTGGAGGAGGGAAAATTGATCATAATAGCAAAGACAAGAAAATTAGGGTATTTGGGCTCTCTACA GGCTATGGAAAAGCAGATCATTCGGTGACTGTAGAGATACTGAAAAAAGTGTATACAGATTATGAAATTACATGGTCAGATGACAAGAAATAA
- the METTL18 gene encoding histidine protein methyltransferase 1 homolog isoform X2: MAFRFNFSIDENENNEPDTHDKTDLQLCSPRHKQESTEKSKQTAETVADASPRLGTDKHQDETPPKKEFCCKAAKEHDIPEDLDKVLENKVMETVSDLYYINMSVVEMTCLDGTDGEGIVSKSVASHSDLIPGVYEGGLKIWECTFDLIDYFSEAEIQFTNKTVLDLGCGAGLLGIVALRGKADKVHFQDYNSTVIDEITLPNVVANCRSESNRMGSGDDRKTSKPPSKRPKKAECSPDALTKCRFFSGEWSEVSRLLLSSNKPFSKSRVERRFYTGEVP, encoded by the exons ATGGCTTTTCGATTCAATTTTTCTATTGATGAAAATGAGAACAATGAACCAGACACTCACGATAAGACGGACTTACAGCTGTGCTCTCCAAGACACAAGCAGGAATCCACAGAAAAGAGCAAGCAAACTGCTGAGACCGTAGCAGACGCCAGCCCAAGGCTGGGTACTGATAAGCACCAAGATGAGACACCACCAAAGAAAGAGTTCTGCTGTAAAGCGGCCAAGGAGCACGATATTCCTGAAGATCTCGACAAAGTATTGGAAAATAAAGTCATGGAAACAGTATCAGACCTGTATTACATAAATATGTCTGTAGTGGAAATGACGTGTTTGGATGGTACCGATGGAGAAGGCATCGTGTCTAAAAGTGTTGCTTCTCACTCCGACCTCATCCCGGGAGTCTATGAGGGAGGACTGAAAATCTGGGAATGCACCTTTGACCTCATAGACTACTTTTCCGAGGCTGAAATACAGTTTACCAACAAGACGGTATTGGATCTCGGCTGCGGGGCTGGACTGCTGGGAATAGTTGCTTTACGGGGTAAAGCTGACAAAGTCCATTTTCAGGACTACAACAGCACAGTGATTGATGAAATAACCTTGCCTAATGTGGTGGCTAACTGTAGAAGTGAAAGCAATAGGATGGGCAGCGGAGACGACAGAAAAACTAGCAAGCCGCCTTCGAAGAGGCCCAAGAAAGCGGAGTGCTCACCTGATGCGCTCaccaaatgcagatttttttctggagagTGGTCTGAAGTCAGCCGGCTCCTGTTAAGCAGCAACAAACCCTTTTCAAA AAGCCGAGTTGAAAGAAGATTCTACACAGGAGAAGTTCCTTAA
- the METTL18 gene encoding histidine protein methyltransferase 1 homolog isoform X1, which yields MAFRFNFSIDENENNEPDTHDKTDLQLCSPRHKQESTEKSKQTAETVADASPRLGTDKHQDETPPKKEFCCKAAKEHDIPEDLDKVLENKVMETVSDLYYINMSVVEMTCLDGTDGEGIVSKSVASHSDLIPGVYEGGLKIWECTFDLIDYFSEAEIQFTNKTVLDLGCGAGLLGIVALRGKADKVHFQDYNSTVIDEITLPNVVANCRSESNRMGSGDDRKTSKPPSKRPKKAECSPDALTKCRFFSGEWSEVSRLLLSSNKPFSKYDIILTSETIYNPDYYGALHDALAQLLDKNGCVYLASKAHYFGVGGGIHLFEEFTVERNVFRTSIVKIIDKGLQRCIMEMSFKDSS from the coding sequence ATGGCTTTTCGATTCAATTTTTCTATTGATGAAAATGAGAACAATGAACCAGACACTCACGATAAGACGGACTTACAGCTGTGCTCTCCAAGACACAAGCAGGAATCCACAGAAAAGAGCAAGCAAACTGCTGAGACCGTAGCAGACGCCAGCCCAAGGCTGGGTACTGATAAGCACCAAGATGAGACACCACCAAAGAAAGAGTTCTGCTGTAAAGCGGCCAAGGAGCACGATATTCCTGAAGATCTCGACAAAGTATTGGAAAATAAAGTCATGGAAACAGTATCAGACCTGTATTACATAAATATGTCTGTAGTGGAAATGACGTGTTTGGATGGTACCGATGGAGAAGGCATCGTGTCTAAAAGTGTTGCTTCTCACTCCGACCTCATCCCGGGAGTCTATGAGGGAGGACTGAAAATCTGGGAATGCACCTTTGACCTCATAGACTACTTTTCCGAGGCTGAAATACAGTTTACCAACAAGACGGTATTGGATCTCGGCTGCGGGGCTGGACTGCTGGGAATAGTTGCTTTACGGGGTAAAGCTGACAAAGTCCATTTTCAGGACTACAACAGCACAGTGATTGATGAAATAACCTTGCCTAATGTGGTGGCTAACTGTAGAAGTGAAAGCAATAGGATGGGCAGCGGAGACGACAGAAAAACTAGCAAGCCGCCTTCGAAGAGGCCCAAGAAAGCGGAGTGCTCACCTGATGCGCTCaccaaatgcagatttttttctggagagTGGTCTGAAGTCAGCCGGCTCCTGTTAAGCAGCAACAAACCCTTTTCAAAGTATGATATAATTCTCACATCTGAGACCATCTATAATCCTGACTACTACGGTGCTTTGCATGATGCACTGGCTCAGCTCTTGGATAAAAACGGCTGTGTGTATTTGGCAAGCAAAGCACATTATTTTGGGGTTGGCGGTGGTATCCACCTCTTTGAGGAATTCACTGTAGAGAGAAATGTGTTTAGGACCAGCATAGTTAAAATAATTGATAAAGGACTGCAGCGATGTATTATGGAAATGTCCTTTAAAGATTCCAGTTAA